Proteins from a genomic interval of Paenibacillus sp. FSL H8-0048:
- a CDS encoding RICIN domain-containing protein: MFKRGKVLSLFMLFTLLIALVPAGSASAATWNLAWSDEFDGSSLNTGNWTAEIGTGTGGWGNNELQYYTNRSQNLKVTGGNLVITAQKESYEGMNYTSARIKTQGLKNFTYGKIEARIKLPSGQGLWPAFWMLGSNINTPPGWPACGEIDIMERVNNNAAVNGTVHWDAGGHAEFGRVSGNLDFSQYHIYSVEWDSKYIRWFVDGNQFNEFYIENGTGNTEEFQKPFFLLLNLAVGGNWPGAPNASTSFPAQMLVDYVRVYQEGAPTSGIVSGGIYTLMNKASGKVLDVTDVSTADGAKMHQWTNYTAANQQFRVESTGDGFYKLTAMHSGKLLDVPNASTASGVQLQQANDNGSNAQRWKIVDVGGGYYKVISKASGLAMDVSNSSTADGAVVQQWTDNGTDAQKWQFIKIN, from the coding sequence ATGTTTAAAAGAGGTAAAGTCTTAAGCTTGTTCATGCTGTTCACATTATTAATCGCACTGGTCCCTGCAGGGAGCGCAAGCGCAGCAACCTGGAATCTGGCCTGGAGCGACGAGTTCGACGGATCTTCCCTCAATACGGGGAACTGGACAGCCGAGATTGGCACAGGCACCGGAGGCTGGGGCAACAATGAATTGCAATACTATACCAACCGTTCACAGAATCTGAAGGTGACCGGCGGCAATCTGGTTATTACTGCGCAGAAAGAATCCTATGAAGGCATGAACTATACCTCGGCGCGGATCAAGACGCAGGGGCTTAAGAATTTCACATACGGCAAAATCGAAGCCAGAATCAAGCTGCCGTCCGGCCAAGGCTTATGGCCTGCGTTCTGGATGCTCGGCTCCAATATCAACACCCCGCCCGGCTGGCCGGCCTGCGGTGAGATCGATATTATGGAGCGGGTAAACAATAACGCTGCCGTTAACGGCACGGTACACTGGGATGCAGGCGGCCACGCCGAATTCGGAAGGGTATCCGGTAATCTGGACTTCTCCCAATACCATATATACAGTGTGGAATGGGATTCGAAGTACATCAGATGGTTCGTGGACGGCAACCAGTTCAATGAATTCTATATTGAGAACGGAACCGGCAATACAGAGGAATTCCAGAAACCGTTCTTCCTGCTCTTGAACCTCGCGGTGGGCGGCAACTGGCCGGGCGCTCCGAATGCGTCCACCAGCTTCCCGGCACAGATGCTCGTGGATTATGTGCGGGTGTACCAGGAGGGCGCTCCTACAAGCGGCATTGTCAGCGGCGGGATCTACACTTTGATGAACAAGGCGAGCGGCAAGGTGCTGGATGTGACAGATGTCTCTACAGCAGACGGTGCCAAAATGCATCAGTGGACCAATTACACCGCCGCCAATCAGCAATTCAGAGTGGAGAGCACGGGAGACGGCTTCTACAAGCTTACGGCGATGCATAGCGGAAAATTGCTCGATGTGCCGAACGCTTCCACGGCCAGCGGAGTCCAGCTCCAGCAGGCGAATGACAACGGCAGCAACGCCCAGCGGTGGAAGATCGTCGATGTCGGCGGCGGGTATTACAAAGTGATCTCCAAGGCCAGCGGGCTGGCGATGGATGTATCGAATTCCTCGACAGCAGACGGTGCGGTCGTGCAGCAATGGACGGACAACGGTACCGATGCGCAAAAGTGGCAGTTCATCAAAATTAATTAG